The Devosia sp. SD17-2 genome includes a region encoding these proteins:
- the phnC gene encoding phosphonate ABC transporter ATP-binding protein, whose protein sequence is MLKIAHVTRRFGDKIAVDDVTLDIPQGQMVGIIGRSGAGKSTLLRMINRLNDVSSGEIVYDGVPVSALKGAGLRGWQRDCAMIFQQFNLVPRLDVITNVMLGRLNGRNPVANLLQIFSEDEQFAALKALERLDIAQTATQWAQTLSGGQQQRVAIARALMQSPKMILADEPIASLDPRNAQIVMDSLRDINAEGITVITNLHTLDTARAYCERIVGMSAGRVVFDGTPDELTTDVARKIYGADGLKEAFSEAMTSTSIAPVAVPRADTHAQLG, encoded by the coding sequence ATGCTGAAGATTGCACACGTTACTCGCCGGTTTGGCGACAAGATCGCCGTCGACGATGTAACGCTGGATATTCCGCAGGGGCAGATGGTCGGTATCATCGGCCGATCCGGCGCGGGCAAATCGACCCTGCTGCGCATGATCAACCGGCTCAATGACGTCTCGTCGGGCGAGATCGTTTATGACGGGGTTCCGGTGTCGGCGCTCAAGGGGGCGGGGCTGCGCGGCTGGCAGCGCGACTGCGCCATGATCTTCCAGCAGTTCAATCTGGTGCCGCGCCTTGATGTCATCACCAATGTGATGCTCGGCCGCCTCAATGGCCGAAATCCGGTCGCCAATCTGTTACAGATTTTCTCCGAGGACGAGCAGTTCGCGGCGCTCAAGGCGCTGGAACGGCTTGATATTGCGCAGACGGCGACGCAGTGGGCGCAGACGCTTTCCGGCGGTCAGCAGCAGCGCGTGGCGATTGCCCGGGCGCTGATGCAGAGCCCGAAAATGATCCTCGCGGACGAGCCGATCGCCAGCCTTGATCCGCGCAATGCGCAGATCGTGATGGACAGTCTGCGCGATATCAATGCCGAGGGCATTACCGTCATCACTAATCTGCATACGCTCGATACGGCGCGCGCCTATTGCGAGCGCATTGTCGGCATGTCGGCGGGCAGGGTGGTGTTCGATGGCACGCCGGATGAGCTGACGACCGATGTGGCTCGCAAGATCTACGGCGCCGACGGGCTCAAGGAAGCTTTTTCCGAGGCCATGACCTCGACGTCGATCGCGCCGGTGGCGGTCCCGCGCGCCGATACACACGCCCAGCTGGGCTGA
- the phnD gene encoding phosphonate ABC transporter substrate-binding protein gives MFSLRKLLLASVALSMSTAAFAQDVTALRIGLDGGENEADQLRRSECVADPLKVATGASEVQFFPSPDYNGIIQGLLGGTIDIAIMGASSYAAVYLQDPDAVDPVLTTQQADGSSGYHTIMVARSDSGITDLASTKGKKLGFADPDSTSGYLIPKVALPNDIGASIEDFYSETGFGGGHENLVLAIVDGNWDVGTTFGSGQGDFSEGYTSGNLRIMVDKGILDMDDLVEVWKSPIIPNGPLMVSNSLPAETKAQVTAFFKALPETDFECFDAFTAGGYTNFIDADQSLYQTIIDARKSVIGG, from the coding sequence ATGTTTTCCCTTCGCAAACTGCTGCTGGCCTCTGTTGCTCTCTCCATGTCCACCGCGGCTTTCGCACAGGACGTCACCGCTCTGCGCATCGGCCTTGATGGCGGTGAGAACGAAGCCGATCAGCTGCGTCGCTCCGAATGCGTTGCCGATCCGCTGAAGGTCGCAACCGGCGCCAGCGAAGTGCAGTTCTTCCCCTCGCCGGACTATAACGGCATCATCCAAGGCCTGCTCGGCGGCACCATCGACATCGCCATCATGGGCGCCTCGTCCTATGCCGCCGTCTATCTTCAGGACCCGGATGCGGTTGACCCGGTGCTGACCACGCAGCAGGCTGACGGCTCCTCGGGCTATCACACCATCATGGTGGCGCGATCGGACAGCGGCATCACCGATCTGGCCTCGACCAAGGGCAAGAAGCTCGGTTTTGCCGATCCGGACTCCACCTCGGGCTATCTGATCCCCAAGGTGGCGCTGCCGAACGACATCGGCGCTTCGATCGAAGACTTTTATAGCGAGACCGGCTTTGGCGGCGGCCACGAAAACCTCGTGCTCGCCATTGTCGACGGCAATTGGGATGTCGGCACCACTTTCGGTTCGGGCCAGGGTGATTTCTCGGAAGGCTACACCTCCGGCAATCTGCGCATCATGGTCGACAAGGGCATCCTCGACATGGATGATCTTGTCGAAGTCTGGAAGTCGCCGATCATCCCGAACGGTCCGCTGATGGTCTCGAACAGCCTGCCGGCTGAAACCAAGGCCCAGGTGACCGCCTTCTTCAAGGCGCTGCCGGAGACCGATTTCGAGTGCTTCGACGCCTTCACCGCTGGCGGGTACACCAATTTCATCGACGCCGACCAGAGCCTTTACCAGACCATCATCGACGCCCGTAAGTCGGTGATCGGCGGTTAA
- a CDS encoding alpha-D-ribose 1-methylphosphonate 5-phosphate C-P-lyase PhnJ produces MTQYNFAYLDEETKRMIRRAILKAVAIPGYQVPFSSREMPMPYGWGTGGVQVTAAIIGPDDVLKVIDQGADDTTNAVSIRAFFAKVAEVRTTTHTAEASIIQTRHRIPERGLEAGQVIVYQVPIPEPLRFLEPRETETRKMHALEEYGLMHVKLYEDIARHGHIATTYAYPVKVEGRYVMDPSPIPKFDNPKMHKSAALQLFGAGREHRIYAIPPFTEVVSLDFEDHPFEIQTFEEPCAICGAENVYLDEVILDDHGGHMFVCSDTDHCEERRAAGHVGALGVSQEAAE; encoded by the coding sequence ATGACGCAGTACAACTTCGCCTATCTGGACGAAGAAACCAAACGCATGATCCGGCGCGCCATTTTGAAGGCGGTTGCCATTCCTGGCTATCAGGTGCCGTTTTCGAGCCGGGAAATGCCGATGCCCTATGGCTGGGGCACGGGGGGCGTGCAGGTGACGGCCGCGATCATTGGGCCCGATGACGTGCTCAAGGTGATCGACCAGGGGGCTGACGACACGACCAATGCGGTCTCGATCCGGGCGTTCTTTGCCAAGGTCGCAGAGGTGCGGACGACGACCCACACGGCCGAGGCGAGCATTATCCAGACCCGCCATCGCATTCCCGAGCGGGGGCTCGAGGCCGGGCAGGTGATCGTCTATCAGGTGCCGATCCCCGAGCCGCTGCGCTTCCTTGAGCCGCGCGAGACCGAAACGCGAAAGATGCATGCGCTCGAGGAATATGGGCTGATGCACGTCAAACTCTATGAGGACATCGCGCGGCACGGCCACATCGCCACGACCTATGCCTATCCGGTGAAGGTCGAGGGGCGCTATGTGATGGACCCCTCGCCAATCCCCAAATTCGACAACCCCAAGATGCACAAGAGCGCAGCCTTGCAGCTGTTCGGGGCAGGGCGCGAGCATCGCATCTATGCCATCCCGCCGTTCACCGAAGTGGTGAGCCTCGATTTCGAGGACCATCCGTTCGAAATCCAGACTTTTGAAGAACCCTGCGCCATTTGCGGTGCGGAGAATGTCTATCTCGATGAGGTCATCCTGGATGACCACGGCGGGCACATGTTTGTCTGCTCGGACACCGACCATTGCGAAGAGCGCCGCGCGGCTGGGCATGTCGGGGCGCTCGGTGTGAGCCAGGAGGCGGCGGAATGA
- the phnK gene encoding phosphonate C-P lyase system protein PhnK, with protein sequence MSAEPLLKVENLSKFYGERIGCTDVNFELWPGEVLAIVGESGSGKSTLLNTLSAHIEPTGGRALYRMRDEQWRNIYELSEAERRFLTRTDWGFVHQNPADGLRMTVSAGANVGERLMAVGDRHYGKIRDTSLDWLGRVEIAADRIDDQPRSFSGGMRQRLQIARNLVTGPRLVFMDEPTGGLDVSVQARLLDLLRQLVSELGLSAIVVTHDLAVARLLSHRMMVMKGGRVIEAGLTDRVLDDPREPYTQLLVSSILQV encoded by the coding sequence ATGAGCGCTGAGCCGCTGCTGAAGGTCGAAAACCTCTCGAAATTCTATGGCGAGCGGATTGGCTGTACCGATGTGAACTTCGAACTCTGGCCCGGCGAGGTGCTGGCCATTGTGGGGGAGAGCGGTTCGGGCAAATCAACGCTGCTCAATACGCTGTCGGCCCATATCGAGCCGACCGGCGGCCGCGCGCTCTACCGTATGCGGGACGAGCAATGGCGAAATATCTATGAGCTGTCTGAGGCCGAGCGTCGGTTCCTGACGCGCACCGACTGGGGCTTTGTGCACCAGAACCCGGCGGACGGGTTGCGCATGACCGTGTCGGCCGGAGCGAACGTCGGCGAACGGCTCATGGCTGTCGGGGATCGCCACTATGGAAAAATCCGCGACACGTCGCTGGATTGGCTCGGAAGGGTCGAGATCGCGGCGGACCGGATCGACGATCAGCCGCGCAGTTTTTCGGGCGGCATGCGGCAGCGTCTGCAGATTGCCCGCAATCTGGTGACCGGCCCAAGGCTGGTGTTCATGGATGAGCCGACTGGCGGGCTCGACGTGTCCGTGCAGGCGCGCCTGCTCGATCTCCTGCGCCAGCTGGTGAGCGAACTGGGACTTTCGGCAATTGTCGTCACTCACGACCTGGCCGTGGCGCGGCTGCTGTCGCACCGGATGATGGTGATGAAGGGGGGCAGGGTGATCGAAGCGGGGCTGACCGACCGGGTGCTCGATGATCCGCGCGAGCCCTATACGCAGCTGCTTGTGTCTTCGATTTTGCAGGTGTGA
- the phnL gene encoding phosphonate C-P lyase system protein PhnL codes for MSALNVQSLSKTFTMHLRGGITLGVVENVSFAVEAGECVVLGGPSGAGKSSILKMVYGNYSVDQGQVLIGHEGAEVDLASADPRTVLTLRRDAIGYVSQFLRTVPRVSAIDVVAEPLVSRGVAKTEALERAGALLTKLNLPERLWSLPPATFSGGEQQRVNIARGFITHHPVLLLDEPTASLDARNRAVVVEMIAQKKAEGVAMLGIFHDDDVRNAVADRVVDVSAFAPQRAA; via the coding sequence ATGAGCGCTCTAAACGTTCAGAGCCTATCCAAGACCTTTACCATGCACCTGCGGGGCGGGATTACGCTGGGGGTGGTGGAGAATGTCAGTTTTGCTGTCGAGGCCGGCGAGTGTGTCGTTCTTGGCGGACCGTCGGGCGCTGGAAAATCGTCCATTTTGAAGATGGTCTATGGCAATTACAGCGTCGATCAGGGGCAGGTGCTGATCGGGCATGAGGGCGCAGAGGTGGATCTGGCCAGTGCCGATCCGCGCACGGTCCTGACCCTGCGTCGGGATGCGATTGGCTATGTCAGCCAGTTCCTGCGGACCGTGCCGCGCGTGTCGGCCATCGACGTGGTTGCCGAGCCGCTGGTGAGCCGGGGTGTTGCCAAGACCGAGGCGCTGGAGCGCGCCGGTGCGCTGCTCACAAAGCTCAATCTGCCGGAACGGCTCTGGAGCCTGCCGCCCGCGACCTTTTCGGGCGGCGAGCAGCAGCGCGTCAACATTGCCCGCGGTTTTATCACCCATCACCCGGTGCTGCTGCTCGACGAACCCACCGCATCGCTCGACGCCAGGAACCGGGCCGTGGTGGTGGAGATGATTGCCCAGAAGAAGGCCGAGGGCGTGGCCATGCTCGGCATCTTCCATGATGACGATGTGCGAAACGCCGTTGCCGACCGTGTGGTCGACGTTTCGGCCTTCGCCCCACAGCGGGCCGCCTGA
- a CDS encoding iron ABC transporter permease, with amino-acid sequence MTFASETSRPAEAGDRSHLGRSAVAVLGVVLLLAMVLSLTTGASGASAWTILKGWLGMAQASELDAIRDHAVIYNIRLPRMIMGTLVGAALAVSGLLMQGLFRNPLADPGLVGVSAGASLGAVGIIVLGTTILAPLTALLGIYSLQLASFFGGLVTTFILYSVATRSGQTAIATMLLAGIAIAALAGAVTGVMVYVATDAQLRDLTFWGLGSLAGANWIKVAASGPIIIVALAVSGFLAKGLNAMTLGEATAAHLGVPVQRFKLLTIITVAAATGASVAVSGGIGFVGIVVPHLLRLIIGPDHRYLLPASALLGGAFLLLADAISRLVVAPAEIPIGIVTAVFGGPFFLWILLRRRSAFVW; translated from the coding sequence ATGACATTCGCCTCCGAGACATCGCGCCCAGCAGAAGCGGGCGACCGCAGCCATCTGGGGCGATCCGCTGTCGCGGTGCTTGGTGTGGTGCTGCTGCTTGCCATGGTGCTGTCGCTCACCACAGGCGCGTCCGGAGCGTCGGCCTGGACCATCCTCAAGGGATGGCTTGGCATGGCCCAGGCAAGTGAGCTGGACGCCATTCGCGATCACGCCGTGATCTACAACATTCGGCTCCCGCGCATGATCATGGGCACACTGGTCGGGGCTGCGCTTGCTGTCTCCGGCCTGCTCATGCAGGGTCTGTTCCGCAATCCCCTGGCTGATCCTGGTCTGGTTGGCGTGTCGGCCGGCGCCAGCCTCGGTGCCGTTGGCATCATCGTGCTCGGCACCACGATCCTGGCACCGCTCACCGCGCTCCTTGGCATCTACTCGCTGCAGCTGGCCTCGTTCTTCGGCGGCCTCGTGACCACCTTCATCCTATATTCGGTCGCCACCCGCAGTGGGCAGACGGCTATAGCCACCATGTTGCTGGCCGGCATTGCCATCGCCGCATTGGCGGGGGCGGTCACCGGCGTCATGGTCTATGTGGCTACCGACGCCCAGCTGCGCGACCTTACCTTCTGGGGACTGGGCTCTCTTGCCGGGGCGAACTGGATCAAGGTTGCCGCATCCGGTCCGATCATAATCGTGGCGTTGGCCGTTTCGGGCTTTCTTGCCAAGGGCCTCAATGCCATGACCTTGGGCGAAGCCACTGCGGCCCATCTCGGTGTGCCGGTGCAGCGTTTCAAACTCCTCACCATCATCACAGTCGCTGCCGCAACCGGCGCGTCCGTGGCCGTCAGCGGCGGCATTGGCTTTGTCGGCATTGTGGTGCCCCATCTGCTGCGCCTGATCATTGGTCCGGACCACCGCTACCTGCTGCCGGCATCCGCCCTTCTGGGGGGAGCCTTCCTGCTGCTGGCCGACGCCATCAGCCGTCTGGTGGTCGCTCCCGCTGAAATTCCGATCGGCATTGTCACGGCAGTTTTTGGCGGCCCTTTCTTCCTCTGGATTTTGCTGCGCCGTCGCTCGGCCTTTGTGTGGTAG
- the phnE gene encoding phosphonate ABC transporter, permease protein PhnE, producing the protein MADIGHAAGLTPAGQSILEHYRRQVQTRRVYSVLIVAGVVIALAMAMNYANAANSGKFFERLPYMFDFIKNFVPRDPLEIFRAMFDLESPYFDGSAKYDYTSSRVYLTDSFYIPHFIYQLVVTVNIAVVSTLIGGGIAFFLCFFAATNLVGAGAVRWFVRRVMEVLRAFPEIVIAGLLTAIISIGPIAAIVAVSLHTIGALGKLFFEVVENADMKPVEGLQSVGASWLERVRYGIIPQVMPNFVSYGLLRLEVNVRASTIIGAVGGGGIGEVFRLSIGRDYAAQTYAIIILLLVTIIAIDQFSGWLRRRLVGDQSFEFAKATQ; encoded by the coding sequence ATGGCAGACATCGGGCACGCGGCAGGGCTGACGCCGGCCGGCCAATCGATCCTTGAACATTATCGGCGGCAGGTGCAGACGCGGCGCGTCTATTCGGTGCTGATCGTGGCTGGCGTGGTCATCGCGCTGGCCATGGCGATGAATTATGCCAATGCGGCCAACTCGGGGAAATTCTTCGAGCGGCTGCCCTATATGTTCGATTTCATCAAGAATTTCGTGCCCCGGGATCCGCTTGAGATTTTCCGGGCGATGTTCGATCTCGAGAGCCCCTATTTCGATGGCTCGGCGAAATATGACTATACGTCGAGCCGGGTCTATCTGACTGATAGTTTCTACATTCCGCATTTCATTTACCAGCTGGTGGTGACGGTCAATATCGCCGTGGTCTCGACGCTGATCGGCGGGGGGATTGCCTTCTTCCTTTGCTTTTTTGCAGCGACCAATCTGGTCGGGGCAGGGGCCGTGCGCTGGTTCGTCCGGCGGGTGATGGAAGTGCTCCGCGCCTTCCCCGAAATCGTCATCGCGGGCCTCCTCACCGCCATCATCTCCATCGGTCCGATCGCGGCAATCGTGGCGGTGTCGCTGCACACGATCGGGGCGCTGGGAAAACTGTTCTTCGAGGTCGTCGAGAACGCCGACATGAAGCCGGTGGAGGGCCTGCAGTCGGTTGGCGCGAGCTGGCTGGAGCGGGTGCGCTACGGCATCATTCCCCAGGTCATGCCCAATTTCGTCAGCTACGGCCTGCTGCGGCTTGAGGTCAATGTTCGCGCCTCGACCATCATCGGTGCGGTTGGTGGCGGCGGCATTGGCGAAGTGTTCCGCCTCTCGATCGGGCGCGATTATGCCGCCCAGACCTACGCCATCATCATACTCCTCCTCGTCACCATCATCGCCATCGACCAGTTCTCGGGCTGGCTGCGCCGGCGCCTTGTGGGTGACCAGAGTTTTGAATTTGCAAAGGCGACCCAGTGA
- a CDS encoding energy transducer TonB produces MHYALPGSALVHAGMIGLFLIGFNWSDVDDAPAPTPVSVSIVALSTVATNSTQVLQSDATVTAVSAGSSVQSLEPLASEIIDPVEAQIEPLQIEQIEPVDPTPPEVPVQAEPMEALEPPQRVELTSDSTDALEAMSSTVEPLQTASIEPISVDDLKVAPVPQTLSFERPSKPTPRPAAQPPKTRAPGQAGNGGQSQADSVAAAGAPATASGNGSGGQAEVARYPSVVISELRRALRRTGSNRGEVVVRFTVNASGQLANVSIARSSGNSAVDQAGITTVQRAAPFPPIPSGAGRNSWTFDVPLAFGG; encoded by the coding sequence ATGCACTATGCGCTTCCCGGTTCCGCCCTGGTGCATGCCGGCATGATTGGACTGTTCCTGATCGGCTTCAACTGGAGCGATGTGGATGACGCTCCGGCGCCCACACCCGTCAGCGTCAGCATTGTCGCACTCTCAACGGTAGCCACCAACAGCACCCAGGTGCTCCAGAGCGATGCGACGGTCACGGCTGTTTCGGCAGGCTCATCAGTTCAAAGCCTTGAACCTCTTGCCTCAGAAATAATCGATCCTGTGGAGGCTCAAATCGAGCCTTTGCAGATCGAGCAAATCGAGCCCGTTGATCCGACCCCGCCTGAAGTGCCCGTTCAGGCGGAGCCAATGGAGGCGCTTGAACCACCGCAGAGGGTTGAACTGACGTCCGATAGCACCGACGCCCTTGAGGCAATGTCGTCGACGGTAGAACCGCTGCAGACCGCCTCGATCGAGCCCATCAGCGTGGATGACCTCAAGGTCGCGCCGGTTCCCCAGACCCTTAGCTTTGAGCGCCCGAGCAAACCCACACCGCGTCCCGCTGCCCAACCGCCCAAGACCCGCGCGCCCGGTCAGGCCGGGAACGGCGGCCAAAGTCAAGCCGACTCGGTGGCCGCGGCAGGCGCCCCGGCGACGGCATCGGGCAATGGCAGCGGGGGACAGGCAGAGGTCGCTCGCTATCCCAGCGTGGTTATCTCGGAACTGCGTCGGGCCCTGCGCCGGACTGGCTCAAACCGGGGAGAAGTCGTGGTCCGATTTACCGTCAACGCGTCCGGACAACTCGCGAATGTTTCAATCGCCCGCTCGTCTGGGAATTCCGCCGTCGATCAGGCCGGCATCACCACCGTCCAGCGCGCTGCCCCTTTCCCGCCCATACCTTCCGGGGCCGGCAGAAACAGCTGGACCTTCGACGTACCCTTGGCGTTCGGCGGTTAA
- a CDS encoding heme ABC transporter ATP-binding protein: MIEVQDLSVQLGGRTILNRISMSAVAGELTAIIGPNGSGKSTLLKAVCRDHPYQGNVRINGRDLAALSPVEAATHRAVLPQTSTLPFPFTVREVVAMGISAGRPGPARAALSRLPEQALDAVDLPGFGGRYYGELSGGEQQRVQLARVLCQVWLPVLDGVPRFLLLDEPVSSLDIRHQLMIMDVARRFADSGGGVIAVLHDLNLAAMYADQVVALRKGELAASGRPEAVITDSVVEDVFECPLSVGARPAGGAPFVLPQSIRRDTPFHTRVA, encoded by the coding sequence ATGATCGAAGTACAAGATCTCTCGGTGCAGCTCGGCGGCCGCACCATCCTCAATCGTATAAGCATGAGCGCTGTGGCCGGTGAGCTGACCGCCATAATCGGCCCCAATGGCTCGGGGAAATCCACCCTGCTCAAGGCCGTATGCCGTGACCATCCCTACCAGGGAAATGTTCGCATCAATGGCCGCGATCTGGCGGCTCTCTCTCCGGTAGAAGCGGCGACGCATCGGGCCGTTCTTCCGCAGACCAGCACACTTCCGTTTCCGTTCACGGTGCGAGAGGTGGTGGCCATGGGCATCAGCGCTGGGCGGCCGGGCCCTGCGCGCGCGGCGCTGTCGCGGCTTCCCGAACAGGCGCTCGATGCAGTCGATCTGCCGGGCTTTGGCGGTCGCTACTATGGTGAACTCTCCGGCGGCGAACAGCAGCGCGTGCAGCTGGCGCGGGTGCTCTGTCAGGTCTGGCTCCCTGTGCTCGACGGCGTACCCCGCTTTCTACTGCTTGATGAGCCCGTCTCAAGCCTCGATATCCGCCACCAGCTGATGATCATGGACGTGGCCCGCAGGTTCGCAGACAGCGGTGGCGGCGTCATCGCCGTTCTGCACGATCTCAATCTCGCGGCCATGTACGCCGATCAGGTTGTCGCACTGCGCAAGGGTGAGTTGGCCGCATCCGGGCGGCCGGAAGCCGTCATCACAGATTCAGTGGTCGAAGACGTATTCGAATGCCCGCTAAGCGTGGGCGCACGGCCTGCCGGTGGCGCACCTTTCGTCCTCCCCCAATCCATTCGGCGCGATACGCCATTTCACACCAGAGTTGCCTGA
- a CDS encoding biopolymer transporter ExbD yields the protein MGIALNGNKGRKGRRGRASAAPIGDINITPLVDVMLVLLIVFMVAAPLMTMGVPVDLPRTAASAMPLDRKPITVTVTDAGDLSIDGDQVTMQTLVATVQSLAVDGTDERLYVRGDSTVAYGRIMEVMGELSAAGYGQIGLITERRQTD from the coding sequence ATGGGTATCGCACTGAACGGAAATAAGGGGCGCAAGGGACGCCGCGGACGGGCCTCCGCGGCACCGATCGGCGATATCAACATCACCCCCTTGGTGGACGTCATGCTCGTGCTGCTGATTGTCTTCATGGTGGCCGCCCCGCTGATGACCATGGGCGTCCCAGTGGATCTGCCCAGGACGGCGGCATCCGCAATGCCGCTCGACAGGAAGCCGATCACAGTCACCGTCACTGATGCTGGTGACCTCTCCATTGATGGTGATCAGGTGACCATGCAGACCCTTGTAGCGACCGTGCAAAGCCTGGCTGTCGATGGCACCGATGAGCGGCTCTATGTGCGCGGAGACTCCACTGTAGCTTATGGCCGGATCATGGAGGTGATGGGTGAGCTGTCAGCGGCAGGCTATGGCCAGATCGGCTTGATCACCGAACGCAGGCAAACGGACTGA
- the phnE gene encoding phosphonate ABC transporter, permease protein PhnE, which produces MTALSAAEKARLQAKFPSVFHQGVFKRFGLVMGLGAAVIYLVLCWFFFNVGPALQNGKWDRAAIYLQDWFSWRAQPRLRFGDDGSVTPQWSSRGQYAQGAEIDWLTPNADGSMRVSFDGETDRLHVTTTQVDVYYDGTLYPVVITADGAFAPENAPAAIQQDRQKVIVDYGFAGQAEIRGNQVYVQRRFFGWANFLYDPRSVLWGNDLVSTIGLIFSGDRVDPDRSNAALVLDEWLNNEVWQHGDILTKLMQTLVMAFVGTLLATAVAFPLAFFAARTITPNRATNWLMKRFFDFVRSVDMLIWALFFTRGFGPGPIPGIAAIFFTDTGALGKVYAEALENVDDKQREGMKSVGASPMAVNRFGVVPQVLPVFVSQSLYFWESNTRSATVIGAVGAGGIGLKLLESMGTNSDWDKVAYMVLLILLVVFLFDNLSNAIRSRLIGPNAH; this is translated from the coding sequence ATGACCGCTTTGAGCGCCGCCGAAAAGGCACGACTGCAGGCCAAATTCCCAAGTGTCTTCCACCAGGGCGTGTTCAAGCGCTTTGGGCTGGTGATGGGGCTGGGCGCTGCAGTGATTTACCTCGTCCTCTGCTGGTTCTTCTTCAATGTCGGCCCGGCACTGCAGAACGGCAAATGGGATCGCGCCGCGATCTATCTGCAGGATTGGTTCAGCTGGCGTGCGCAGCCGCGCCTGCGCTTTGGCGATGATGGCAGCGTGACCCCGCAATGGTCGAGCCGCGGGCAATATGCCCAAGGCGCCGAGATCGACTGGCTGACGCCCAATGCCGACGGGTCGATGCGCGTCAGTTTTGACGGGGAGACGGATCGGCTGCATGTGACGACGACGCAGGTGGACGTCTATTATGACGGGACGCTCTATCCGGTCGTGATCACGGCGGATGGCGCCTTTGCGCCCGAAAATGCGCCTGCCGCGATCCAGCAGGATCGGCAGAAGGTGATCGTCGATTATGGTTTTGCCGGGCAGGCGGAAATCCGCGGCAATCAGGTCTATGTGCAGCGGCGGTTCTTCGGCTGGGCCAATTTCCTCTACGATCCGCGCTCGGTGCTGTGGGGCAATGATCTCGTCTCGACCATCGGGCTGATCTTCTCCGGCGATCGGGTCGATCCCGATCGGTCCAATGCGGCACTGGTCCTGGATGAATGGCTCAATAATGAAGTCTGGCAGCATGGCGATATTCTCACCAAGCTGATGCAGACCCTGGTGATGGCCTTTGTCGGTACCCTCTTGGCCACTGCCGTCGCGTTCCCGCTGGCCTTCTTTGCGGCCCGGACGATCACCCCGAACCGGGCGACCAACTGGCTGATGAAGCGGTTTTTCGACTTCGTTCGGTCGGTCGACATGCTGATCTGGGCGCTGTTCTTCACCCGTGGTTTCGGCCCGGGCCCCATCCCCGGCATCGCCGCTATCTTCTTCACCGACACCGGTGCGCTCGGAAAAGTCTATGCCGAGGCGCTGGAGAACGTCGACGACAAGCAGCGCGAGGGCATGAAGTCAGTGGGCGCCAGCCCGATGGCGGTCAATCGTTTCGGCGTGGTGCCGCAGGTGCTGCCTGTGTTCGTCTCGCAGTCGCTCTACTTCTGGGAGAGCAACACCCGCTCGGCGACCGTGATCGGGGCCGTCGGGGCCGGTGGTATCGGGTTGAAACTGCTGGAGTCGATGGGCACCAATTCGGACTGGGACAAGGTGGCCTATATGGTGCTGCTGATCCTGCTGGTGGTGTTCCTCTTCGACAACCTCTCCAACGCCATCCGCTCGCGCCTCATAGGGCCGAATGCCCATTAG
- the tolQ gene encoding protein TolQ → MTAQAHDFSMLSLFLQADWVVKSVMIGLLLASVWCWAIIANRAATYARARKEMAAFDRAFAHNPSLDDLRRIYGGKSPTGLSAVFLAAMDELDKSHAVAASTNTAGLQSRLEIALDLAVTEQSAELEKRLGFLATIGSAGPFVGLFGTVWGIMNAFTAIASAENTSLAVVAPGIAEALLATALGLLAAIPAVIAYNKLSSDAGKLVARLDAFADRMTAMLSRQFDAARAD, encoded by the coding sequence ATGACAGCACAGGCACACGACTTCTCCATGCTCTCCCTGTTCCTGCAGGCGGACTGGGTCGTAAAATCCGTGATGATCGGGCTGTTGCTGGCCTCCGTCTGGTGCTGGGCGATCATCGCCAATCGCGCCGCGACATATGCTCGGGCCCGCAAGGAAATGGCCGCGTTCGACCGGGCCTTCGCCCACAACCCGTCCCTTGATGATTTGCGTCGCATCTATGGCGGGAAATCCCCGACCGGCCTTTCCGCCGTCTTCCTCGCGGCTATGGACGAGCTGGACAAGAGCCACGCCGTCGCCGCCTCGACGAACACCGCCGGGCTGCAAAGCCGGCTTGAAATCGCACTAGATCTGGCCGTCACGGAACAGAGCGCAGAACTTGAGAAGCGTCTGGGCTTCCTTGCCACGATCGGTAGCGCCGGTCCCTTTGTCGGCCTGTTCGGAACGGTGTGGGGCATCATGAATGCCTTCACCGCGATTGCTTCGGCTGAAAACACCTCGCTGGCTGTGGTGGCACCCGGCATTGCCGAAGCCCTGCTCGCCACGGCATTGGGTCTGCTCGCCGCCATCCCTGCGGTAATAGCCTACAACAAACTCTCTTCTGACGCCGGCAAGCTGGTCGCCCGCCTCGATGCTTTCGCTGACCGGATGACGGCCATGCTGTCCCGCCAGTTCGACGCCGCAAGAGCTGACTGA